Proteins encoded by one window of Panicum virgatum strain AP13 chromosome 7N, P.virgatum_v5, whole genome shotgun sequence:
- the LOC120682321 gene encoding uncharacterized protein LOC120682321 isoform X1 produces MLAAEREKVADAKADLEVVIEGANKKEKKLQDDLKEAEKTVEALKESTKAAHDSEYVMTRKLLYEKQVRRDLEIDLVVAMQTLQNDQITIAGLEAEMADLQEAAGYNMDMVVPRVNPEESSTLLDRLIVAPDRVTELLRSTGTTAAVGALSWVKLHFPDVDVGKLMDGPNEDADLHALELEVQAGAEKVVEHLDL; encoded by the exons ATGCTGGCGGCAGAAAGGGAGAAGGTCGCGGATGCCAAGGCCGACCTAGAGGTCGTCATTGAAG GGGCCaacaaaaaggagaagaaactCCAGGACGACCTGAAGGAGGCAGAGAAAACCGTCGAGGCTCTCAAGGAAAGCACCAAGGCCGCCCATGACAGTGAGTATGTCATGACCCGGAAGTTATTGTACGAAAAGCAAGTCAGGAGGGACTTGGAGATCGACCTCGTCGTTGCTATGCAGACCCTGCAGAATGACCAGATCACAATTGCAGGTCTGGAAGCAGAGATGGCGGACCTGCAGGAGGCCGCCGGGTACAACATGGACATGGTCGTTCCCCGGGTGAACCCTGAGGAGTCGTCGACACTGCTGGATCGCCTGATAGTGGCGCCTGACCGCGTGACGGAGCTGCTGAGGTCTACAGGGACCACTGCAGCAGTTGGCGCCCTATCCTGGGTGAAGTTGCATTTCCCCGACGTAGATGTGGGGAAGCTCATGGACGGGcccaacgaggacgccgacttACATGCACTAGAGCTGGAGGTCCAGGCCGGCGCCGAGAAGGTCGTGGAGCACCTTGACCTGTGA
- the LOC120682321 gene encoding uncharacterized protein LOC120682321 isoform X2, with product MLAAEREKVADAKADLEVVIEGANKKEKKLQDDLKEAEKTVEALKESTKAAHDSLEAEMADLQEAAGYNMDMVVPRVNPEESSTLLDRLIVAPDRVTELLRSTGTTAAVGALSWVKLHFPDVDVGKLMDGPNEDADLHALELEVQAGAEKVVEHLDL from the exons ATGCTGGCGGCAGAAAGGGAGAAGGTCGCGGATGCCAAGGCCGACCTAGAGGTCGTCATTGAAG GGGCCaacaaaaaggagaagaaactCCAGGACGACCTGAAGGAGGCAGAGAAAACCGTCGAGGCTCTCAAGGAAAGCACCAAGGCCGCCCATGACA GTCTGGAAGCAGAGATGGCGGACCTGCAGGAGGCCGCCGGGTACAACATGGACATGGTCGTTCCCCGGGTGAACCCTGAGGAGTCGTCGACACTGCTGGATCGCCTGATAGTGGCGCCTGACCGCGTGACGGAGCTGCTGAGGTCTACAGGGACCACTGCAGCAGTTGGCGCCCTATCCTGGGTGAAGTTGCATTTCCCCGACGTAGATGTGGGGAAGCTCATGGACGGGcccaacgaggacgccgacttACATGCACTAGAGCTGGAGGTCCAGGCCGGCGCCGAGAAGGTCGTGGAGCACCTTGACCTGTGA